The genome window TAAATACCTAAGAAGACAACCGACAGAACTTGTGGTCCAAAATCAATGTCATCAAACTTGTAATAAACAAATGCTTGTTTAAATGTAAATTTGTATAACTGTGTTGGTATCTTTCTTAAACAGGTTTTACAGGACATGATGCGTCTCCTTTGGGATAGCCTAACACGGCAAGGGTAGCAATTTTGGTGATGGAATAAGTATTTCGCGTGAAACCGTTACATGTATGAACAATCTAGAAAAGCATATGACTTAAAAGTAAAACCAATGAAAACATTACCACCGTATGTAACTCTTATGAATGCTCATTGCACTACGTGAACACATTGAACTTTTTTAAATTCAAATTCTGTTGCCCTATCTAGTTTTCTGAAAAGCGAAAAACATCTTCGTCTTTGTTAAATATATGCGCACGCATCCATCAAGGGTCTGAACAGCCTAAAATCTGTTTATACAGTGTGCCTTGCGACTAAGCCCGAGGCTCACTCTTTGCACCTAGCGTATGAATATCGGACTTCATAAATCCAAATCAATTTCTGTAAATTGTTATAAACAACCAGTAAACCATCCAAGCAAGTCAGTAAATGAAACTAAAGCAGATCCAGAAATCCAAACCAACCAAACAaatcaacaagatatcaaactCATTCAGTCACAAACCAGTCCACCCAAAATCAACAACAAAACGTCAATTTAAACAACCCTAGAAGCATAAACAGTATGAATCCAACACGCGGACGGATAAGAAATAACTTACAGCAAAGGGGTTAACTTCATCCCCTTCATCAAACGGATTGGGATCATAACGGCCAGCCATAACCACAAATTTGCAGAGAAATCCAACTGGGTGTGCTTGAATTGGGTTAAAGGGTTACGAAAAAGTTGAAACTTGAGTGAAGATTGAAATGGGTTTTGTGCGTAGGGGGCGAGTCAAAAGGTGCAGGAACTTTGAAATAGACGACTTCTTGTTGGTTTATTAGaatcttttctttgttttcttcattttcttttgtttttgggAGGTCAAAAAGAGgtataataataatttatataaaaaatttctTATAGCTAAAAATAACATTTTCTTATTGTTTCAAGTATGTGTAGTCACACAAGTGCCTCCGTTTTTCTCCCTTACCGTTGTCAGTAAAAAATAATCTTTGCAATTCTTTAGTTAAAATactaagagggtgtttgggattacattttgaattgattatttgattattgtatttgtaaaacataaataatctaaaaaagtgtttggatgaaaaagtgattatctgccttcaaaacgcagttttggagaaaCATGTACCTATatgctttttcaaaacgcagttttgaaaacgcaaaatctattttgaaaacgcataatctattttgaaaacgcaacaccaaacaccccctaaacgTGTACATAACTTtatgattatgcttgtttgttTTTTCATAACATGGAAACTAGTATCTtataaaaacccacaaatataaAATGAAATGTTTCTCGAAAttataacaaaaataaataaaagaaacacaAATGATATTCGTGTTTTTTACAAGTAACTAATGATTTTGAAATGACCAACGAACCATGAATCAAAAATGGTAACAAACATTATTTTGCAAAGATGTTGTAGTTGAGAGCTACTATTCTGACTATTCATCTTTGCTCAAAGGGCTATTGATATTGGTGCGGTAGTTGCTTTATCATTGCCTCGGAATACTCGATAAACCTTTTGCATGACCCATATGCTTAGAACTAACTCAGTCGCAAAGAATCCAAACCCAATGAAGCTCATTATCTACaaaaataaaatcattaattGCTTCTAACAACACTAAAGATGTCACTGTTTGTGAAATTGAGTTAATTTCTAAGTTTACCCCAAGTGCGGGATGTTTACTTATGAGTTCCATTGCATTCAAGAACCCCCTATAACAACAACACGAAAAACGTATATAGTTGATTtctattttatatttataaagtACATaagaaataaatgaaaataataataGTAACAATAAACATACGCGAAATGTAGTCCGGAAAATAGAATACGAGGACCAATCGCCGCAAAGCCAAAGAACACAATGTGATACTGTTGAGGGGTTTAAAGTAAACGTGACTCATATATTatacaaaaatataaaataaaaaatacttACTGCATAGTTGAAGAAAAAACAACCAAAGTTCATGCCATTATTTTTCCTAAAGAGTTATGGAAAcattaaataacaaaaattaGTCGATTATAGTATCCCAATAAGTAAACATATATTTATTATGGTGAGTACCTGAAAGCACGATAGAGTGGACGGTACCAAAAGTAAAAGGCTCCAGGAGGACCCAATAGAAAGTAGATGATCGAAAAGAATATATAGACTCCCGCTAGATTGATAAAGTATATTTATTTATCAACGAGTTtaactatatatttatatatcaTTGAAAATTTAAACACGAACCTGTATCACTCACAAATATTGCTATACTTGTTATAAGATTCCAGAAAAGTGAAATCGGCACACCTAAACCAACCCACATGGTAATTATACTTAATTACTTTTAGTGTTATCATAACTTTTTATAGGAAAAATATATGTATAGCTTGTTAGTGTACCTAATAATGTCGCATATGCAACATATTgtattctctgaagatggattgGTATATCTCCAGCAATATCATGATGAACCAACGGGTAAAATGAAGGCCAATTATTATTGTCAATGACAGCACCAGCTAccaaatgaaatttaaaaaaaaaaaaaaaaaagcaagatTAGATAATTAGCAAGATTAGATTATTACATTTAACTAGGGAATACCTAAACCAATTTGCCAACATGTACCATGTCTTCAAAGTTGCAATTTTCAtaatataaataagcaacattTTGTTGCATTATCTTGTTGTATGATGTGTATGGggagtatttaaaaaaaaaaattgatttttcatttttcatttaaaaatttttatcttttcattttaacctctttaattgttttatttttaactCAAAGACTTTTAtgttttgcaatttaaccccaatactttttttattttcatctttggtctcctatattttttatttttcgtaagtttttcgttttatgtttctttcaaaattttgcaAGTCACCACACTGCAACGTGTGTGTGGTTCAATATTTTTTGTCTGTTTTCCCATTTAAAAGGCCCGTCACAGCGCGTCTATTATTCTCCGTTTCGTTTCTAATGCGCGGGTCCTAAATCGATTTAATTTTTtctttctacgttttacgttccAGTCTAATTTTTTCGCATTAACACACCGCAACGGGTGTGCGTGATTCAACGATTTACATCTGTTTTTCGTTCAatgttattttttctttttttatttagtttatctTACGAGCTCTTctgttgttggtggtgtggcatTGGGGCTAATTGGCACGATTTCACAAACGtgtttaacctattaaattttttactaaaCATAATTTGTTTCAAGTTTGCTCCTATATCGCCTATActaaaaataaactatttttacgtgcatatttttatgcaCGTGTCGGTATGAATTCGATTTGCTCTATTCTACGTAAACTTTTTTTTCTGGAAATGAGTcagatcaaatataatacgtttttgtttaaaaaaacattttttacgtGCATACTTTTATATGCATAatgtttggactaatccattcgattTTTGTGATGTATCGCGCCGCAACGCACGCGAATGTTTGTGCTAGTTAAAACAAATTTATTAGATATAATCTTATTAGATATAATGTGGTGGTCCACATTGTTCACGCCGGCCACCACATTTAAtatatagtataatataatataatgtattAGATCTCTGAAAATTAGTATAATCGAGGATgtacttagaccatgtgtagtggaacattatggggcattatggggtattatgggggcattattttcaaaaacaaaaaacgCCCACTCccccattacatagggcattatggggcattatttttgaaaaaaaaaattgcttGGGCATTATAATTAAAACGCCTAAATTGGAAGAAGGAAGGTTTGACTAGGTTTGACCCaccaatgagaaaatagtttgattttttttttttgtttaatgattggaaggggcattatcagGCATTATtaccactacgccacttttgcaataacgccccatgctgactgggatgacacgtgtcggataatgcccgatgatgggggcattatttttctaaaccactacgggtggtcttagggCAAGAGGACCGATGTCACGTGGCCCgaataaaagaatttataaattatatttgTATCTCATATATTTTCAAACATTAAAAATAAATCATTTTTGGACGATGATACAATTAGTCcaaaagaaagaaaagtacaaGGATTTTTAAAAGCGTGTATATCTTGACCGTGCAATATACATTATGATGGAATTTTTGCTTAATTCGGATGATCCAGATCGAGTAAAAAGTTTTCATCGGATATTTGAAAGATTGAAATATGACGATACCATGAAGGAAAACATTCCTAATTTACTAGGTAGAAAAGATGAAGATAAGACATCGaatgaaagaaaataaaaacCTACATCTTGCTAATGCCTCTTCTTTTCGTCTTAGAATCTGCGTATAATTAAATGCTAAATTTAATAACTAGACATAAATTAAATTCAAAGTTTATCATTTTGAAatttaaaagtaatttgaaaCATACAATCTTATTACCTCTTCCCTCTGATTCAGTTCGGCTTCTTTAGCTTCCAACTCCTTTTGCTTCTTCTTCAATTTCTAAATTCAAAACACACTTTGAAGACTCACTGTTTAACTCACAAGAAATATATAACTTAAATGCAAATTTTGGAATAATGGTTATATATTGATTTTTATTTCTGGTCGTTCCTTAATTCTTTTGAAGAAAATTAATGCACGgttatttttaactttttttcaaCATGGTTATATATTCATTTTTAGTTTTGGTCGGTCGTTAATTATTTTGAAGAAAATTAATGCACGgttatttttaactttttttcaaCATGGTTATATATTCATTTTTAGTTTTGGTCGGTCGTTAATTATTTTGATGgctatttttaagtttttttttttcaacattatGATATaaattttagagttaaatgtctgATTGGTCTCTACAGTTTACAAATATTGCAGAGTTGATCCCAGTGGTTCAATAATTAATTACACACTTGGTCTCAGTGGTTGTAATTTTTGCACTTGTATGATCCTTACCATAGATGACCATTAAAATATTCAGTTAAGTGTGTATGAAATGTCCAAAATACCCTTATCCATTTAATATAGAattaaaaaaaccttaaacaaaCATCAAAACCATACTCCTCTTGGCCTCTCCCAACCTTGTTCTCCTTTCCCATCAGCCACCACAACCCCATCACTGGCAACCAGCATATCGTCGGAAGCCGCCACAACCTCGTTGTCGGCAGCCACCATCATCTCCCCTCTCATCTATCTATCTCTCTCAGTCCACCATTGTTGGCCACAAATCACCGCCGAAAAACACCATCCTTCGCCAGAAGTAATAAGCAGATTTACAATTAGGGTACAAACTCACCTCCTGATTATTATCCCCTTTTCTATATGGTGTCGTTTCCCACTCATCTCGGGGAAGAAAAGTAGAACTAACTGGTTGCAAGATGACGTGGTAATAATCGGAAAAAACCTGATCTTTTGGTTTGCTACAATTAAGGCAATTAACTTCCGCCTTAATCCTCCTTGTTACAAACGACGACGTTGGTTTactgttattattgttgttgtccCATTTGTATCGGGTTTGACAACCGATCAACGATCTCCGGAGACTGTAGAGGGTCAATTCCGGAGGTTAATTTTATGTGTAGGAGGAAGGTGATCTTTTGGTGAATATAAGATATCGAAGGTTTCTACATCTACGTAATCCGGACATTTTGGTTGAATAGTGTATGCTCTGTTTTGGGATTTGTTGGATTTGGGTGGAATTGAGGTTGAATTGATGAGAAATTGAGTGATTGAAGTGGGTAAAATTGGTGGGTTAGTTAAGAATTTATTTATCTTGTGATGATGATTTATGGAATTAAAGAAGAAGAAGGGTGTACGAtggttgtatttttatttttttttaatgttcAAGGGTAAAATAGACATTCTATATATACTTAACTGAGAATTCTAACTTAGGTTAGTGATAAGGACCACATGAATGCAAAAATTACAATCATTGGGACCAAGTGTGTAATTATtgaaccactaggaccaagtctgcaatatttgcaaaccacatggaccaaccaggcatttaactctaaatttTACTGGAAACTATACCGAGGGGAGAGTACCAATTCCGTATTGGTACTGTATCGAACCAAACTAATATTCGTCGAACATCGTCACTTATAACTCACAACTTTATGTTTTTTAATGCATAACTTTTATGTAACAAGGTTTTATACTACTAGAAACGTTATTTTAAATTTTATGCATATACCGAAATTCGTTGAATCACGCAAAGGAATTCTACTAGTTATTGTTACTACTACTACCACCTACTAGACAATATATTATGTTAAAACTAAGTATACTCttcattacaaaaatatatattttatgttaCTTTTTATATCAACTTTTATGAATAAAAAATAATCTGCTCAAACATTTTTTACATGAATTAATATAATCatttctattattattattattattattattattattattattattattattattattatataaagcATCTCATTTGTATAAGATAGTAATGTAATTTTAGTTAAACTTTAAGACGTTTGTTATAACGTTTGAAGCATAGGGTATAAGGGTTCTATGCAATAATACCTAATTTGTCCTTATTTAGAGGGTGTTTGaaaatgacttattgacttattggctatGGGGTGTGGTGTAGCGCTCCCCAACATCCACATCATCACCTTAACCTTCACCTCAACCTCATCATGTTCCCCACATCCCCATCAAAGAGTGTGGTGTATCCCTTCCTTTTCCCCCTTCCCCTTCTATTCCAGCCAATTAAATAACTTTATTTCCAAAAAGCATGCTCGGGGTGGATGGGGAATCTTCATCGATTGCCCTGAAATGTGCGCGGAGAAGGGGGGGGGTTGCCTTGGGGAAGGTGCCACATGAGATTCCTTGATTCTCTCCTCTTCCATACCCCACAGCCTAAGTTAAAAAGTATTTGGCAGAAAAATGCTACTTTATATTTTGGCTTTTTTACTAGATTTAAGAAAAAATGTTTTTCAAAAGCCACAAAATCCTGGCTTTTTAAATAGCTTTTGACTTTTTGATCATTAAATTACCAATCTATCCCTCCACTTTAAAAGAACAACTAAACATGGAAACTTATTCTATCATTTTTACTCATTATACTTTTTTCACCACAAAAGGTAAAcaaaacactttttttaaaacTACTTTTGAAAAAGTCATAAGTCAACAAGTACTTTTGACAAAAAACACTTTTGGAGTTAAATAAGCAATGCCAAACactgtggggtatggggcgggggtttggggcatgggttgacacgtggagttcgagcccCTCGCTAgtgagtgacgtgtccgtggggtatggcggggcgtggctagcccgcgtggcTTGGCaggtttattaaaataaaaataaaaaaaaaactaaaattaaaaaatacacacaacatttaaaaaaaagcctaaaattttattaaattcctaaaaattacaaaattttacaaaaaaaaggattacaaaaaaaaaaaaaaaacctagagcgttaggtagatttcgaaaAGGGCGAGCTTGTCGAACGGCTCCCGCTTCTTGCCCCGGAACTCGATGTTGGCCACCACCACCCCGGTCTTCGTGACTTATCTCACCGCCCGGGACGCTGtcgtagtaggctttaaaacgatcgagcttcggtcgtagctcACGCCATTTGTGTTgcacgcgtttaaattgtgcCGGTCGTTTCCCACGTTATGCCGGTAGCTAGCAAAAACTTCCGGCCAGTAACGGGTCTCACcgggttggcggcccttcatTGCGTCAACGACGCTCGTGACACGAGCTAGCTCTTCCTCGTGTGTCCAAGAGGCCATCGATCTAGTGTGTGTGGGTAGCGGGTTCAATCAAGTGTATTTGGGTTGGGGTAGCGGTGGACAGCCGGTGGGGTTGGGGTTTATATTGCGATGTGGACAGTTGGGTGGGTGAACcgcttggcttggccaaacggttataTTTTGAAATTTAAATGTAGCCCGCTATGACCTAGCCAACAAGCGAATAAGAGCCGGCCACGTAGGAACGCTAGGCATGCCCAACACCCGGTCTTAaactcccgcccaaggggccacgctcaaacccaagcccaccggggtggtggcttggacgttttcagccaacccacgccccaacccccgccccataccccacagtcttaGATTCTTCTAAATAATACATAATTTAATAGAGAAAACTGTCTGGGAAGTCCCTgtgtttggtgaaatttcacctatAGTCTCCAACTTTCTAAATTACACCTGTAGTCCCCAACTTTTGTACTCTCGTTTCTCAGATAGTCCCTAACGTGGATAAAGGTAAGTATTTTGTGTTAAGgagatggttcaaatgaaaactacttttattgtgaaaactcgaaaactaactaaaaaaaacctaaaaaacataccaatttttttttcaattttttttataaaaatcgcaggtttttttaaataaaaaaaaactttttttcaaaaaaaataatttgtagtacacatacacacatgtgcactacatattttttttgaaattttttttatatatattaaaaatgacgaaaattggtatgcaaaaaaaaaaaaaaaaaaactgctatgtttttttgtcttttttaattagttttcgagttttcacaataattagtggttttcatttgaaccttcccctttATGTTAAATGGGTATGAAATGACTAAATTGTACttactaataaataaaacataaaaataaaattaatcatTTAAAAACCTACCCCACCCCCTTTGATCTTCTTGATGTCAACCTAATCCCAGGCTGTTTGGCTGAGCTTTTCAAAACAGCTTATTTGCTTATTTGCTTTTCTGAAAAGCAAATAAGTCAATAAGCTCTTTTGAAAAGAGCTTTAAAGCTTTTCAAAAGAGCTTATTGACTTATTTGCTTTTCAGAAAAGCAAATAAGCAAATAAGCTGTTTTGAAAAGCtcagccaaacagcccctaaatcaCCCCATCCATCAAAAGCTTCagtttttaatattaataattaccCCACTCAAAAAATGATAATTTCAGGAACTATATAAAGAACTTTGTAAAATTTATATAGTAAGCTTAGTTTATGAACATTAATGAAACCCCTGTCAAATTACAGATCTACAAGTTCCCTTATCAAACTATTGTGAAGTAGGAGTATGACGAAAAAACAACTACAGATCTAAGGATCAATATTGGTCACCATCGCCGGTTTGTTTCATTGCCGGAAAAACGATTAAGGTGGCTAAAATTCAAGATTGGTTCGTAAACTTCAACGAGCCGAGGCAATTCCGCTGGTTTGTACACTTCAACGAGTCGGAGCAAGACTGTTTAGTAAGAATGGCGGTTTCCTTCAGATGTGAAGTTTCTTGAGTTCAGTCTGTAGAGATGAAGGTGAATAACGAAAATGCCGGTGAGGAGTTCAATAACATTTTTGAATTTTGTGTGATTGATGTGGTTAGGATCGAGATAAAAACTAGATTATTGCAGGTGCCGCCACTGTAGAGTTGTGTAGGTGGTGGTGCGAGTGATTGAAATCAGGGGTTAGTGGTGGTGCGGCTACTATTGATGTGGGGGTGATTGAAATTGGGGTTTGTGGTGGCTGGATGATACAAAAGGGTGGTGGAAGTGGTGGGGTTAGTTatgtgaagaagagaaagaaaggggGTAAGGGTGGGGGTGCGGTAGGTTTTTATATGGTTAATTAAATtttgagtgaattgcaagttttgtcatTTATTTTTATATTGCATTTCAAGCGGTGTtatttatctttaaaattgatgagttttgtacttaatgtttcctAGTgctacacgttatgtcctttagccctaacccagttacAATTTTTTGTTAAATCATATGGTAcaagggtagtttagtctttttaGCCATATGCTTAAAAAAACTAataatgtaatatatattatataatataatatgcaTTTCAAGAGGTCAATGGCCACCATCAACCACCTCCAGCCATCACCCTCCACCACCCACGACCATCACCGACCATCCACCGCCACCACACCACCCCACACCACCGCCACAACCACCATTTACCCCACACCATCTGCCACCGTTACCACCTAGCGGCGTCACCGCCTTTATCTCTGTACGATTCCACTGTTGGTGATGTTTGAATCAACGAACATCGATGGTGTTTCTAAGAAAATCAAAGATTCGTCTCAGATCTCTTATATAAATTGAGATCCCCATTTTTTATtcgatttagggtttttgaaatctCCACAGAAGAAAATTTTGAAATCTCCCCAATTTGTTATTCGATCTGGTATAAATCGAGACCCTAGTTGTGTGAGATTTGGTGATTTAATTTTGAGATATGAAGGAATTATTTTTATGTGTGCAGATGATGGGACTCTTACTAATTTTAAGTTTTGATTCAGACTAATGAATAGTTGGAGTTTATGAAGGCGGAGATTCGGATCTCGTCGATGTGTTAATCATTTGAATCTGCTTCCGTTGCTTGATCATGCCATTATTCCAGTAAAGGTAGTGCTTATCACATCTTCGTTTGTGCTTATCCAAGCGGAATCTTTTGGAGATCTCTAGTAGAGTTTTGGAAAGATGGCCCCACCGAGGGATTTGATTGATTGGTTGATATGTGATTTGAGTTTTGGGAAAGAACTCGAGAAGGCTG of Helianthus annuus cultivar XRQ/B chromosome 1, HanXRQr2.0-SUNRISE, whole genome shotgun sequence contains these proteins:
- the LOC110934351 gene encoding secretory carrier-associated membrane protein 3-like, translated to MANHHDRNPFAHDDDINPFSNHHGIPPNSRLSTLAHEPAVYGHVTANNSLDTPAKLKKKQKELEAKEAELNQREEILRRKEEALARSGAVIDNNNWPSFYPLVHHDIAGDIPIHLQRIQYVAYATLLGVPISLFWNLITSIAIFVSDTAGVYIFFSIIYFLLGPPGAFYFWYRPLYRAFRKNNGMNFGCFFFNYAYHIVFFGFAAIGPRILFSGLHFAGFLNAMELISKHPALGIMSFIGFGFFATELVLSIWVMQKVYRVFRGNDKATTAPISIAL